CAGCCATAGTGGGGCCGCAGCGGCCGCGGGGGGGTTGTCAGCGTGACAGAGATGGAGGGGAGGGCTGTGACCTCCCCACAGCTCGCCTTGTTAGCCTGGGATTTTCAAAGCAGCCTGGAGGATTTGGGATGCCCAATAGAAATGAATGAGAGCCGAGCGTTGGCGTTCCCAGGGCAGCCTTAAAAATTCCAGCCTGAGTTATGGGCACGCAGAGCCCCCCGCTCTGACCCCACTCCCCCCACCCCGCCGTCGCTCCATGCCGGCTCCATGCATCCCCCATCCCCTGcgctgctctgggctgggctggaggagggAGCAGCGTTTTTCCTCCGCTCCCCGCAGCTCTGCCGCCCTCCCGGCTGCTCTCCACGCCGTTCTGCTCCCGGCTGCACCgagcaggaggagctccagGGTCGTTTTCCTTCCTGTCCCCATCGGTTGCTCCATTTGCCCCCCCCTTTCCCTGTGCAGGACGGGCACCGCCTGAGCGCAGCGCTCTGAAATggaggcagggctgtgtgtgcccgCGGGGCCGAGCGATCGGCAATGGAAAAAGTCcgtgtttgttttcagtggtaGCAATGGGGCTCCGGCCCCAACGCCTCCTCCCCCGCCTTGCACACCCCCCCAGTTCACAGCGTGCCCTTCGGAAAGGGGACGGCCCGCAGTTCGTTTGTGCAGCCGGGACGACGTCGGCCCCAAATAACCCCCGAGCCCTGGGGCTGTCTTTGCAGGTCGCCCACGGGTTCCCTTCCGCTCGTCGTGCAGCTGCCAAACGGGCAGACCATGCCTGTCCTGCCCGGCCCCCCCATGCAGATGCCGTCTGTGATATCGGTAAGGGAAGCGCAGCACGGCTCTGCcaggcgggagggggggggggaagggatggCTCTTCCATTCTGCAAAAGTTAAAACTTAACCCCCCCCCCGCGTGAGAAAAGGCGTGAgtaggaggggaggggagggtgggctggggggggggcgggggcaGCTCTGGCAGGGCGGTAATAACGCGGTAATAACGCGGCGGTCGCAGCAGAGGGCGGCCGGTGTGGGGGAAAAGCGAAGCCGTGCGGCCGGGCGGCTCACAGCGCGGAtcggggctgggagctgcaggagcgcCGCTTACCGCCCCGTTCTGCGCTCGGAGCCATCCGAGCTTGCAGGGAACGCGTTGCGCTGTGCGGGCAGCAAAGCGCCCCCGGCCTCACCGGAGCGCCGTGCAAATAAATGTTCTCCTCCCGCGCGGGGCTTTTTGCACGCAGGGAATTGCCCGTGGGGCAGAGCTCAGGAGCAGCTCCGAGCCCCCCCGAGAGCCTcagcgcccccccccctccatccctcaGGCACGGATCCTGCTGTGCGTTTGGCTTCGGAGCGAATCACAGCCAAATCTGCCCCGGGTTGCGGGCAGGTCGGTGTCAgacaggcacagctgcaggctgcagatcTGCACCGCGCTGCCGGCTGAGGGCACGGCCTGCGGCTGAGTGCTCTGCAACAGCGGACCTGAGCGGCGTGCAAACGCAAGTGCAGGTTCTGTTGTCCCTCTGGCgagggcagagctgcccttGGCTCAGCAGGACAAGACGCTTCCACGCGGCCCCGGCGCTGCTCAGCCGTGCGGCGCTGCCGAGAATCGGAGCGCTCCGTTCCCGCCCgggatggggagaggagggggggaaCTGCGGGGCTGCCGCGGCCGGGCAATCCTTCACCAGCAGCCGTGGCCACCGAAGGGGCGGCTGAGCCCCGGGCTGACAGCGGCGCTGATGGATGGCGGCAGTTAAAGGCCGGGATGTGTCGGGGCTGATGAATGCGCTCGGTCGGGGAATTATCGCGGCGCGCGTTGGCACCGCGGCTCTTAACGCTGCGTCGGTTCCTCCCCGTCAGCTGGCCCGGCCCGTCTCCATCGTGCCCAACATTCCCGGCATCCCCGGGccgcccagcagcagcagcggctcCGTTTCCCCTCCGGGTCTCCCCGTGCACTCGGAAGCCAAAATGGTGAGTGTGGCACCACATCCTTTGCGCCCGCTGCGCTCCGCCCGCGCTGCCCCCTCCgcagaggcttttttttccccgtgacttctgcaaagagctgctcCGAAATCAGAGCCCCGTCCCGGGCTGGGATCGGCTGTCGGGATCGGCTGTCGGTGTGGCTGCGGCTCTGCCCGGCAGGGGGGGCGCTCAGCGCTGCTGGGACGGAGCTCAGCGTTGCACGGCGCTTTGCGCAGAGCTGCGGCTCGCGGTTCCAAGGTGACAGATGGGCTGGAGGTGGGCTtggggaaggcagagccaaGAGCAGAGATGCCGTGCTGCAATGCGAGGAGCTGGGCCATGGGTTCTGTGGAAAACAACACCTCCGTTTTAGAACAAAGGGCGGCGAAACCCCGTTGTTTTTTGGTCAGAACGGGGGGTTACGGATCTGCCCCCTGCCCTGTTCCACACTGCCACTGCTCCCATCCCGCCCTGCCGGGTGTCTGTAGGGctcacaggcagagctgcactcGGGGTGAGGTATCCCAGAATGCTCAAGGAATGAAGGGAgccatcctgccctgctgcccagagcaggagATGGCTCTCCACCATCCTTTTCCCAGCCCCGTGTGGCCCCGCTAGGCTGTGGGTCAGTTTGGGGGTGCGGGCAGCTGTCTGAGCTGGAAGCTGCTGCCTGGTGGGGGTGGTGGCTTTGGATGGGCTGCTGTCACCCCTCGGTCACCTGGCTCCAtgggggggaaggggctgcACGAAGCCTCAGCAGAGCGGGGAAGGGCTGACCGATGTCCTTTGTTCTCCTGTGGCAGAGGCTGAAGGCCAGCTTGACGGCGTCTTCCTCGCTGAACGGCAGCAGCCTGGTGGTGGGCTCAGCCAGCACGATGGTGACCGCGCGCCCGGAGCAGAGCCAGATCCTCGTCCAGCACCCCGACGCTCCATCGCCAGCTCAGCCTCAggtctgctgctgccagccccgtGCTGGGGGTCACTGTGCCTCAGGGAGAGGGGAGCAAACCTCGCAGCCTCCTGGTTTGCTACATGGGTGAACaactttgtttttccagcacCGCTTCAGCACTGACGCTCTCAGACCAGGCAGAAAACTCCACCAAGGCGTTGATCTGCTTGACGGGGGCTGGAGCTCCGAAAGGATATTTTGCTCCCTTCTCCCCGCTCAATTACGAGGGTTAAACGCTCCCCTCTCAGGCAATCAGCCCCGGCAGCTCCTGCCAGCTCACCAAATGCCAGCCCTCCATCAGCGCCGCCACCTGCTCTGTCAGCTTTAATATCCATCTGCTGCCTGACAGCCCAGCAGCCGCAGAGCCCACCGGGTTGGGACCCCGCGCCCTCCCCACCATTTCCTTTGTTCTGGAATGAGGCTGGGATGCGGAGCTACAGAATCCTCCCTCCCCGTTGCCTCCAGGGCTGTGTCTGGCTGAAGGCATttggagaaaatggaaagcaaattaATCTCGAAAGCAAATTGCCCACTCAGAAACCAGTTTGTTTGTGCTCTGCCTGTGGTTATGGAACCCAACTGGAGACGGCGCGTGGTTTCCATCCCCAAAGCAGATCCCTCTTCCCTCCTGCCCCGAGACCCCACACCTCCTCTGCCAGACCTGGTGGGAAGTGCTTGCTCCAGGCTCCGTTAGCTGCGTGCTCCCTTTCAGCATCTCTTCCCCATCTCCAGGTTTCCCCTGCCCAACCCACCCCCAGCACCGGCGGCCGGCGGAGGCGGACGGTGGATGAGGACCCCGATGAGCGCCGGCAGCGGTTCCTGGAGCggaacagagctgctgcctcacgCTGCCGGCAGAAACGCAAGCTGTGGGTGTCCTCCTTGGAGAAGAAAGCCGAGGAGCTCACAACGCAGAACATCCAGCTGAGCGTGAGTATGTAACCATTACGGCTGAGCTCAGCCCGGCCGCTCTGGGACGGTCACTGCGAGGGAGCGCCATCCCCGGGCTGCAGGGAAAACGCCTTTGGGTGCTGCCCTCCGGAGTGAGCTCCGCACACATCAGTGCGGGTcgggggctgagctgctggaagggagctctgtggagaaggacctgggggtcccagtggaccacgagccagcagtgcgccctggtggccaggaaggccaatgattgaccagtggttgaccgcaagccaacagtgtgccctcgtggccaagaaggccagtggtgccctggttggccaatggttgaccaacGGTTGGCCAACAGCGGAGCGGTGATGgaccgtgagccagcagtgtgccctggtggccaggAGGGCTGATGGTTCCCTGGggggagctgcacagagcacctCCTGGTGGGGACGGGCTGAAAGCGGCTGTATTTATGGGATGGAAGTCTCCCCTCCGTAGGTGAGAGCTCTCTGCTGGCGCAGggtcagcacagcagccccgGTTCCCTTCGTGGGGCAGAGGGCTGAGCAGGGAGgttttgcagctgcagccacgCTGATTTTTGTGGAGCATTGGAGCTTTCTGGCTGCACCCCTCATGCCTACAGAAGTGCAGCAAATCTGAAAACAGCTGAACGGAGCCTTTCTCCTCTTGCAATTATCCCCCTCGTTAATGCTCTCAGCATTGGCCAAGGGTTGGTCTGCAGAAACCAAATCGTGTCCATTCTGGgctttttctcccactggttGTCCATTCATGGAATggaatttttttcagtagcacCAATCCTGGCATTTCATCCTCTTCCCAAAGTAATTATAGAAACTGTTTCCTTGGGCAGTTCTGCAACGTAACTGACGGAGTTTCAGCTGTTTGTCCAAACCTTTCCATACAGGGGTGATTATGCTgcacaggggttggaagtggACCTGAAAGGTGTGGGGGCTCAGGAAGGGGTGGGCAGAGAGAGCACAGCGAGGGGCAGCTCCGGGGAGCATCACGTCATGGGTTGGTCACCAGATTCCCCCACCCAGAAGCTTTGGTGTCCTCAGACCATCTCCGGTTCAACGCCAAGCAGTGAGGCTGCAGGGCGGGCTGGCAGCAGCGTGTCCTCATGTCCTCATGTCCTCATGGCCGTGTCTTTCTATTGCAGAATGAAGTGACGCTGCTGAGGAATGAGGTGGCTcagctgaagcagctgctgctggctcacaaGGACTGCCCCGTCACCGCGCTGCAGAAGAAGACCCAGGGCTACCTCGGTGAGtggtgcctgctgctgctgctgctgctgctgctgtcaggagGTTCAACCACAGGGGGGCACAAAAGGGGGGAACCTTTGCCTCAGGCTCTGCCCCATCACCCCCTGACCGCTGTCTCCATGGTGCAGCCTCACCGTGGCCTTTTTGgaccccatccctgcactggGGGACGTTGCACCCAcgcagcagccctgggcagcactCAGAGCAATCCGTGTCTTTAAAGATGAAAGCCATCACTGCCCTGAAAGCAGAGTCAGGAACGGGCAGGATCTGTCAGTGACATCCTGGGGCTCCAGATCTCCTCCCTGCAATGGGCATCAGCTCGGCTTAGGAAGCTGAAGGcctcatttttatcttttcatattcttccttcccttccccttatTTTTTATACCACCTATTTCACTCTCCTCATCTAGGCAGCCTGCCTGGCCGCTGCTTACCTCATTGCTTTGCATGTGTGCAGAGACCTTTGGAGGACTCTGGATTCCCTCCATTCCCTTCCCAGCTTTACAGTTCCCATTGCAGTGTTGCATCGAGGCTTTCATCAGCTTCACTTCCAGTGCTCACTCTCTTTTGCCCAGTTGTTGTCTCAGAGGAGGGATTGGGGTGGAGCTGTGGCTCCTGTTGGGCTCAGCCCTTCTGTTCTGGGCTGAGAGGTGAGCATtcaggaatcacagaaccatggaatgacAGCAtggatgggttggaagggtccttaaaggtcaaAGAACCAAGAActgggatggttgggttgggaaggtcctcaaagatcatagaactgtggggtggttgggttgggagggtccttaaaggtcacagaaccatgggatgggtgggttgggaaggtccttaaaggtcacagaaccatgggatgggtgggttgggaaggtccttaaaggtcatagaaccatggaatgggtgggttgggagggtccttaaaggtcacagaaccatgggatgggtgggttgggaaggtccttaaagatcacagaaccataggatggttggattggaagggtccttgaaggtcccagagccgtggggtggttgggttggaaaggtccttaaagattatagaaccatggaatggttgggttgggagggtccttaaaggtcacagaaccatgggatgggtgggttgggaaggtccttaaaggtcatagaaccatggaatgggTGGGTTGGATGGTCCTTAAAtgtcacagaaccatgggatgggTGGGTTGGATGGTCCTTAAAGACCCCACAGCCACGGGACAGTTCCCCAACCACCTTTCCCCCGTCTCTCCCCCACAGAAAGCCCCAAGGAGAGCTCCGAGCCCACCGGCTCCCCAGCGCCCGTCATCCAGCACAGCTCCGTCACCGCCTCCCCCAATGGGCTCAGCGTCCGCTCGGCAGCCGAGGCCGTGGCCACGTCGGTGCTGACGCAGATGGCGAACCAAAGGACAGAGCTGGCCCTGCCCCTGCAGCCGCACGTCATCATGGCCCCACAGTCGCAGTCTGCGGGCAGATGATGCGCGTGGCCCCaacgtccccccccccccctgcgGGACGGCGCGGATTTGGGGTTcggttttctttgttttgaagcGAGTGAAGGGCAGCCGCGGTGCTTCTGACGCTGCACCCCCCGCGCGGGGGCGGCCCCCCCAAAGCCCCGGATGCGCCACCCGAAGGCGCACGGCCGCACTTTGAGGGCACCTCCCGAGGTTTTGCTTTCGGCTCCCGTTAACACTACAGCTCCGCTCCGGGCGGATCCCTCCGGCGCTTCCGCTGCCGGCAAAGCGGAGCCCTGCGGGGGCCGCGAGGTTTCGCTCCCGGCGCTGCCCCGCACTGCGCGGAGCTGCCGGCGGAGGGCTGCGGGTTGGGCTCCTCCAGGGACGGATTCGGAGCTCGGCGCCGCGCCGGGAGCTGCAGCCGGGATGGGCGCTGTGCGGTGCTGTGGGTTTCCTGCATTGTGAGCCCGGCGCTCCCAGCCCCGCTGCGCGGCCGACGATCGCGGTGACCTCACGTTGGTGGCCTTAAATCACGCATCGTTGCCTCTTCcgaggtggggggagggggggggaggaggagatgggggggggggcacgtgGGGGCGCTGCTGCTTCGCCCGGACCtttccctctccatccccattctGCTCTTCTGAACCGGGCGGAGTGCGGCCGCGCAGCGCTGAGAGCTGCAGTTGTGCTCCCCGTGGCCGGGATGGGGTCGGCGTTGGGGATGCGGTCGGTATTTCGGAAGCGAAGGGCTCCTATGGGACccccacccacacacacacagctctgtgtccccccctacccccccccccttccgaGCTCTGCCCCCTCAGGTCGCACTTTGCCACTTTGGAGCTGAGTTCGGCGCTCAGCGCCGCTCCGGGACAGCCGAACCCAAAGCGATGTTGCGGCCCCTCTGCGGCCGTGGGTTCCCATCCCATTCCCGGGCTCCgttctgccccccatccccaccccgtCTTCTCCCGACTCCCTCTGCCCGTATCGGCTGTGCGCTGCGCGGCGCTGACGGCggctcagcagctcctccaagCTGCGGACCGCGACGGGAGCGCACGGACTGATGGAGGAGAGCGGCTCCGCTGTCCCCATTCCCGACCCTCAGCGCCACCGCTGTGCCCGGAGCTCTGCAGGGCGGCACAGCGGAGGGCCCGCAGCGCCTCCGGCTTCGCTCACGGCCCCAAAAAGGCTTTTCCAGCGCTCAGCCCGACGCGCTCCTCGTGGCAGCCCCGACCCCGACCCGCACCCCGCGCCACCTCCGCGTGCGTTCGGCAGACCCCGGCCCTGAAGTGCAGTGAAGGCCCCACGTGGGCGCGTCGGATAAACGCgggcacccccccccccccccatcccccaatcccaccccatccccatccccatcctggGGGGCGCAGCGTCCCAACGCCGTCAATTCGGGGTTCTGTGGCACTCCGGGTTGGGTTTTGggttccctcctcctctcccccccctcccacccccccaggGTGGGCGTCTGCCCGtcctcccagctcagctccaggactttgagggggggggagaggacGGCCCCACTTCTGCTCTGGGATGAAGGATTTCtgctttgcccccccccccgccctttGCGGTGCCTTAAacccctctgtgcccccccgaccccccccagCTTTGGGCCGGAGCTGCCCGTTGTGTCCCTTCCTGCCCCGATCCCCTTTGGATCCCCATTCATTTGGAGGCGACGGAGGGACCCCCTCAGCTCTGACGATCAATAATGGAAGAAGCCAAGAGAAAAaagacccccccaccccccccccccgaaagAAAAAGTACGCGTAACCACGAGGTGTAGTATATACAGACCCGCATATTATGAGTATATCCAGACCTATATAGACGTGTATCACTTCTGAACGGACGCGCAGCCCTTAACGCTACGCAACGGTTTTCGCGCCGTCCCCCCCCCGCGGCCCCCCCAGGGCCGCCCCTGTGAGCGGGACCTCACAGCCccgggggggcgcggggggaaCGGCGTTCATGTGCCTTTATTTATGCTGCAGATACGACATTAAACTGTTACCGAGGAGTGGCGGCTGCCGCTGTGTGCtgcgggggaggggggagggggggtcacCGCCCTGGGGGGCGTTTATGGCCGTCACCCCCCCCGGGGGGGCACTGCTGTCCGGGGGATCCATTGCGGAGTTCGGGGCCGCCCCGTCGGGGCTGCGGGAGCGCTGCGCGGCCGCGGGGTGGGGACAGAGAGCGGcggaaagggggggggggggggggagccgggggggtctcggggcggggggggggggggtgttgtgGGGATGGAGAGTGGAGGGCGCCCCGAGATCGGAAGGCTGCGGGGGGCGCACAGCTGTCGGGTCCGCCGTCTCAGTGCCGCCCCCCCTCCTATCCCCGCCCGTCCCATCATCGCCCACCCCGCGGCTGCTGTCGCGGCTGCGAAATGACTTCAATTAACGGAGAGCCGagaccgccccccccccccccatcccatcccatcccgtcccccgggacccccccggcCGCTCCCGGGGCTGCGGCCCCGTCTATAAGAGGCGGAGGGCGGCGgtcggggggcggcggcggcgatgGCAGCGCGGGCGGTGttggcgctgctgctgctgctgctcggggCCGATCGCACCGCCCGCGCGTGTCCCGACCCCCCCCGGCCCGATCCGCTGCCGGGCGGTCCCGGTGCCGCCGCCCCGTCGGGTCCGTCCGCTCTGAGCGCTCTGCTCCGCTCCATGGGGCGCTCCCGGCACGGCGCGGCCCCGGAGCTGCAGCCGCAGAggtgaggggggtggggggcagcggggggggggggggggggacgtcGGGGGTATGGAggatgtgggggtgggggggtcccgAAGGGTGCGCGTGGTGCCGTGTCCGTGTGTCCCGCGTGTGTCCGCCCCCAGCGGTGTCATCGCACCATCCCTGTCTGTCCCATCTGTCCGTCCGTCCCCCTCCTCAGCACCGACTCAGTCTCCCTTCATCCACCTTTCGCTGTTCCCACCGCCTCCTGGctgtccccatccatccctttGTCCGTCTGTCCTCTGCCATCCCCCTCTGCACCCATTGCTGTCTGTCCCCAACTTCCCATGGCTGTCCGTTGCTTTGTCGCCATCCATTTCTGTCTGTCCATTCTGTCCAACAATCCCTGTCTGTCCGTCCGTCCTCCCTCCATCCCA
Above is a window of Gallus gallus isolate bGalGal1 chromosome 34, bGalGal1.mat.broiler.GRCg7b, whole genome shotgun sequence DNA encoding:
- the ATF7 gene encoding cyclic AMP-dependent transcription factor ATF-7 isoform X2; this encodes MTLKFGPARTDSVIIADQTPTPTRFLKNCEEVGLFNELASSFEHEFKKAAEDEEKKSTAALDMSLPSTPDIKIKEEEPVEVDSSPPDSPASNPRSPQTKEKEITPKPVIISTPTPTIVRPGSLPLHLGYDPLHPTLPSPTSVITQAPPSNRQLGSPTGSLPLVVQLPNGQTMPVLPGPPMQMPSVISLARPVSIVPNIPGIPGPPSSSSGSVSPPGLPVHSEAKMRLKASLTASSSLNGSSLVVGSASTMVTARPEQSQILVQHPDAPSPAQPQVSPAQPTPSTGGRRRRTVDEDPDERRQRFLERNRAAASRCRQKRKLWVSSLEKKAEELTTQNIQLSNEVTLLRNEVAQLKQLLLAHKDCPVTALQKKTQGYLESPKESSEPTGSPAPVIQHSSVTASPNGLSVRSAAEAVATSVLTQMANQRTELALPLQPHVIMAPQSQSAGR
- the NPFF gene encoding pro-FMRFamide-related neuropeptide FF; this encodes MAARAVLALLLLLLGADRTARACPDPPRPDPLPGGPGAAAPSGPSALSALLRSMGRSRHGAAPELQPQRFPRGPGAPSWLSPRSWDPPSAPFWTMATPQRFGRRR
- the ATF7 gene encoding cyclic AMP-dependent transcription factor ATF-7 isoform X1, with protein sequence MGDDRPFVCNAPGCGQRFTNEDHLAVHKHKHEMTLKFGPARTDSVIIADQTPTPTRFLKNCEEVGLFNELASSFEHEFKKAAEDEEKKSTAALDMSLPSTPDIKIKEEEPVEVDSSPPDSPASNPRSPQTKEKEITPKPVIISTPTPTIVRPGSLPLHLGYDPLHPTLPSPTSVITQAPPSNRQLGSPTGSLPLVVQLPNGQTMPVLPGPPMQMPSVISLARPVSIVPNIPGIPGPPSSSSGSVSPPGLPVHSEAKMRLKASLTASSSLNGSSLVVGSASTMVTARPEQSQILVQHPDAPSPAQPQVSPAQPTPSTGGRRRRTVDEDPDERRQRFLERNRAAASRCRQKRKLWVSSLEKKAEELTTQNIQLSNEVTLLRNEVAQLKQLLLAHKDCPVTALQKKTQGYLESPKESSEPTGSPAPVIQHSSVTASPNGLSVRSAAEAVATSVLTQMANQRTELALPLQPHVIMAPQSQSAGR